The Hevea brasiliensis isolate MT/VB/25A 57/8 chromosome 9, ASM3005281v1, whole genome shotgun sequence nucleotide sequence CACAAAGTTGAGGGTATAGTGTGCCCTCACATGCCGAGTAAGCAATTGAGTAGCGTTTGTGGATATGTAAATGTGGGATTTCTGGAGTTGTTGAGCTGTTTTTGAGAGTCGTTGTTAGTAGTATTAAGCAAAGGACTGAAATGGGCAATAGAGTAAGCAAGAGTTTAGTTCTTCCACTGTGAAAATACATTGTGGAAAGAAGGAGATTTGAAGTTTGAGCAGACCAAACTCAGAAAGTGAAGGCTTAAAATAGTGTGGTTGATGGGTGTTGACTTATGGATGGAGCAAAGGATCTTATGCTTCTGTTTCTGCCAACAACAATGACTGGATGTTGCGTACGTCTGGGCCTGAAGGCCGGAAGGTAACACTGGCCTGGACCTGGAGATTGCACGCGACGCAAGTGCTGGACCAGGAGCCTATTTTGATTTGAAAGATAGGAGGAGGACTCGAGAGTTCACAGCTTAATTTAATGACTAGGTTATGCCCATGATTGGTGATTTTATCACATGCATAACATTGCCAGATCATTTGGAGGACATAAGCATTACCTAACCCATAAATTATGGCAAAAATTATgtgtaatatataaattattatttgttcgttgattaaaaaaaattagtatcactttaaatattaaatacAAATTTTTTGAGTTGGTAAATGTATTAAAAAATATTCAATTACTTAATTTTagagtaaaaatataaaaataaaataaaataaattataataaaacagTGAAACAAAACTTTTCCATCTCGGTTTATGCTTTCCGCCGCTAATGCTAAATAATTGTCAAGCATGATCATGGTCCCAAAAATCATTGCGCTATCGCACATGTCGGAATCTAATTGATTATTTGCGATGAACTTATTTTCCCTTGTACATATGATTCAGTTTTGTGAGGATTGGCTGGACAGCAACTCTATGCATTTGTCGGTTTGTAGACCAACCTTTTGcagttggatttttttttttttatcactgaATTTATTGGTAATCAATCTCTTATACTGTGAAATGTCCAATCATAGAGAAAGGAAAAGTAGATAATCTTGTATACATGTTAGTGTCGTTGAGGAGCTTAAATTGGTAATGGCATAAGGAACCATGTGCAGCCCAATAGTGTACTCGGCGATTATTGTTGCAAATAATTAGCTTGAATCAACCTGCTTTTGTTCAAGGATTTGATTCTAAGGAGGATAAGCTTTTGCatgtaaaatttataaaatataaaagtaatatataagtgattagattataatattaaattatttaattattttaatatataaaataatttaattatttatttaattgtataTTAAAATTTGACGATATAATTTGCataataatttctttaaatttaataatatgataatttgtgtttttttttatttgaattattatttttatggcctaAAATAAGTCAAGTGCTTTGTTTATGatgcaaattaaattaattcaacaaaataaatttcattcatgCAAAATTCGTAAGTGCATGGTTAGAATTgttcaaaataattaatttaaattaacattTAATGTTCAAACAATTTGTTCCTTTTATAGCACATAACGTGATGTTGCTTAACATAACGTATTTTTGCGGCCTTAGGCCCTTCAAACACAATACCTGTCACAAGCCAATTCAGCTATTGGATTTGGGCCATACCTTCCAAAGtgcacatgatttttttttttcaaatgaaagTGCGCATGAGTGGCCCCTTAGCAAACAGATCTTGGAATTCTCTTACAACTGGTTGCTGCATAAATGGAAGCTCGCCAGCCTGTTGAGGACTTGAGGGCTCTATTTCAAAGGTGCAAGTACCAAATATAATCCAATGGCTGCCTACCATTTTAGTTGAATTCAAAATATGCAGTCAACAATATTATATATTAAGACTTTTGACGTTAATTAATTTGACATTGTTAGGCAGAATATCGatctatatatatatgttaaattCCATTCCTTCATTTAATTAATGCTATTGAACTAATCATGTGTACTTTTTTCCTTAATTGGTTTTAATACAGTAATTAGGAAGTATACCAAATGTaaatttagatatatatatatatataaatgaaaattttttatttaaatttaatttattataaatttaagatatatgaatttatatatttaataaatattatatattttatattttaaatttataatagagcgaattttaatatgaaaaatcCTATATGAAGTATGATTGCCATAATTTAGAACAAGTTGAGACATATTGTAGGTAGAGTTTTGACTCGGCATCGTTGGTGATGGAGGGAGCACATGTTTCCGCGTTATATGAAGTTGTCGTAGAGCTCCAGTACTGCTCTCAGCAATAATCCAACTTATTGTATACGGCGCTGAATTTTTACGTCTGTCGGAGCTCAGTCAAATGCGTGCCTTTAAGGCTTTGGACACAGTTATTAATATTCTCAACTATTTTCTGTAATTCTCTCTGTACTTGACAATAATGCATGTGAGTTCATTCATAATTTGAGTACATAAAATCTATCAAAGCTATTTAGAAATGGGCACATAAGAACATGGTTTTTCGAAATTAGTCGTTTTCTATTAATATACATTCTCAGTTTCTTCGTGGCTAAGGTGTAATCATTCTCCTGCGCAATATTAATGTTATTGGTAATGATTGGACTTTGGCTAAGCCTGAATCCTATGTGAAGATAACTGGTCATAAGCCATAACACTAGCTAACATGCCTGGTGAACGTGCAGTGATTGCCTGATTGGACATGGCTACATGaggaccattttttttttttttttaattcacccACGTCTCCGATGATGCAAATGCAGGCATAAACAAGTGATTATCTTTAACTATGTGTGTTAGTAAACGAACAACCAATCTCCATGTTTAATTGggtaattttcattaattttgccttttttttccttttattctttaactttaatttattattaaaaaatattttaaattctaattttatttcaaaaaaaaattttaataaatttttaaattaaaaaatttttctaaattacaGTGTGATGTTTATAATGTAACTATAGCACTTTtcaataaatagtaaattttcatCTTTTTCAAAAGGTAAATTATTGTGATGTTATAAATATTTTTGTGTTATGTTTATATGATATTTGAAATAATTGATTTTTCTAATATGAGAAAAAATAAAGTAATATGTAAACCTATTATATAACTGATTATAGagatttttattgaataaaattaaagtttataatttttttaaaataaattaaagttaataaaaaaataaaatataaagtaaaatttaagAATGGActaaaaaaactaattaaattaccttatatatatatatatatatatatatatatatataatttgggaaaatttgggaaaattttGGTTGTCCTTGGCCCTACACGCTTAATTCCTATCAAGAGCCTCCCTATGAAACTGGCGAATCCAAATCTTGGATCCATATCCTCTTTACCAACCTACCCTGCTGTCTCTATCTCCATATATTAATATTCTATTTACAGAAAATTCAAGGATTAACTTGgttctcttaaaaaaaaaatttcataattaattaatatttgattatttcatatacatattttaaaatttacaactgaatataatatataaaaaattagttttgatattaattcttaaaataaataaataaaaattttaattcattacaaattattaaattatattaaaaattgtatTTACATTTGCACCTTTCTACAGGAAACATGTTTACCTAAACCACGAAGCACGTTGGCAATTTGTGAAAATTGTGATCCAAATAAATTCATAGGAGTTGACAGCTGTATACTCATACGCCATTTAAATCAAATTGTATTCCATTAATTTTGACTTTGTTCAGAAACAAACAaaagactctctctctctctctctctctctctctctctctctcattgacAATGACTAAGTCCCTCTCCGACTCACTAattatttcttctttaattttaattagctTGTCCTGCTTTGAATCAGAAATTATATATGGAATTAAAatgtaatattatattatattattcacatattttttttagcattttaatttttttttataattattgcgattttattttattttttctagtattttaattaaaaagttaACGAGCCAATCTGCAAAGAAATTTCCTTGCTTGTAAAAAAGGCCGGGATGAGAAAGAACGCGTTGCTTAGAAAGTCATCCAAGTTGACTTCACAGGAAACAATACCATTGAATAAAAGTATTCTACAGTGGAAAATACTTCaacaaatttattatttaaaaaaaaaaaagaataaaatattaGTGATGTTGGTATGATGAACGAATCAACTTCTTTCCTCTCCTCTATAAATTCAATATATTGCCGAACTCACTCACTCAAATCATAATCCTCATCAAACTAGCTAACTCTACCTTGCACCAAAGAAGAAATGGCATCTAAGCTCATCTTCTTTCTGATAGCATTGCCTCTTCTCCTTGTTCTTCCCTTGTTTACCTCTTCAGCTTTAGCAGATTCCTCTCCAGACAGTCCTGTCTCTGCCGGTTCTCTTTGCAACTCCACCCCTGACCCTTCCTACTGCAAATCCCTTCTCCCTAACAACGCTTCCAATGTTTATGATTACGGTCGATTTTCTGTTCGCAAATCTCTTTCTCAATCCCGTAAATTCTTGAACTTAGTTAACAAATATCTCGCTCGCCGATCCTCTTTATCTACGTCTGCTATTCGTGCTCTTGAGGATTGCCAGTTGCTGGCTGGTTTAAACATGGATTTCTTGTTAAGTTCCTTTCAAACTGTTAATTCAACTAGTAAAACTTTGCCTTCTCTGCGAGCTGATGATGTGCAAACCCTGCTTAGTGCCATTTTAACCAACCAACAAACCTGTTTAGATGgcctacaagccacagcttctGCTTGGAGTGTGAAGAATGGTCTTTTACTCCCCTTGTCAAATGACACAAAACTTTACAGCGTTTCTCTGGCTCTGTTCACCAAAGGTTGGGTtccgaagaagaagaaagggttcACATGGCAGCCAACAAGAAAACAACTCGCATTCAGAAATggaagattacccttaaaaatgtcTAGCGAGACACGCTCAGTTTTTGAGTCAGTTAGTAGAAGAAAACTTCTCCAGGCAGCAGAGGGCGATGCGGTCTTGGTGAGTCATATTGTGACAGTGAATCTGAATGGAACTGGGGATTTTTCTTCCATCAATGACGCTGTAGCAGCAGCTCCAAACAATACGAAAGGTTCCAAAGGCTACTTCATGATTTTTATCACTGCTGGTGTTTATGAAGAGTACGTTTCCATTCCAAAGAACAAGAAATATTTGATGATGGTTGGAGCTGGTATTAATCAGACAGTGATCACCGGAAATCGTAGCGTTGTTGACGGATGGACTACTTTCAATTCTGCAACATTTGGTAAGCACTCAAAACCAAAATCAGAGACATTGAATCCATAATCTCTCCCTGCAATAATTACCTCTTAGTGTTACATTTTGTTATTCTTAATACATTTATTTCATCAATATTGCAGCTGTGGTGGCACCAAACTTCGCGGCTGTGAACATAACATTCCGGAACACGGCAGGAGCAATCAAGCATCAGGCAGTTGCACTTCGTAATGGAGCCGATTTATCCACATTTTACAGCTGCAGTTTTGAAGGGTACCAGGATACCTTATATACACATTCTCTAAGGCAATTCTACAGGGAGTGTGATATATA carries:
- the LOC110637556 gene encoding probable pectinesterase/pectinesterase inhibitor 7; the protein is MASKLIFFLIALPLLLVLPLFTSSALADSSPDSPVSAGSLCNSTPDPSYCKSLLPNNASNVYDYGRFSVRKSLSQSRKFLNLVNKYLARRSSLSTSAIRALEDCQLLAGLNMDFLLSSFQTVNSTSKTLPSLRADDVQTLLSAILTNQQTCLDGLQATASAWSVKNGLLLPLSNDTKLYSVSLALFTKGWVPKKKKGFTWQPTRKQLAFRNGRLPLKMSSETRSVFESVSRRKLLQAAEGDAVLVSHIVTVNLNGTGDFSSINDAVAAAPNNTKGSKGYFMIFITAGVYEEYVSIPKNKKYLMMVGAGINQTVITGNRSVVDGWTTFNSATFAVVAPNFAAVNITFRNTAGAIKHQAVALRNGADLSTFYSCSFEGYQDTLYTHSLRQFYRECDIYGTVDFIFGNAAVVFQNCNLYPRLPMSGQFNAITAQGRTDPNQNTGTSIHNCAIRAADDLASSNATFQTYLGRPWKEYSRTVYMQNFMDSLINPSGWQIWSGDFALSTLYYAEYNNTGPGSDTTKRVTWAGYHKINATDAANFTVSNFLLGDDWLHQTGVPYSSGLL